From one Aquicella siphonis genomic stretch:
- a CDS encoding alpha/beta hydrolase, giving the protein MITTLTKEATQVITGPAGKLEVAVSEPTGPERGALGIVCHPHPLHGGTMHNKVVTTLGKLFQGMGLVTVRFNFRGVMRSEGRFDHGNGELDDLLAVMDWMQQERPQQEIWLAGFSFGAFIAAKAATRVPVKKLVTVAPPVQHFPMRDLPPIPCPWVLVQGELDDVVPAREVLEWAEARVPKPVIIRFPQAGHFFHGQLAELRIQIEAALRE; this is encoded by the coding sequence ATGATTACCACACTCACCAAAGAAGCGACGCAAGTTATAACCGGCCCGGCAGGCAAGCTGGAAGTGGCCGTCAGTGAACCCACGGGCCCGGAACGCGGTGCGCTAGGCATAGTCTGTCATCCGCATCCGCTGCACGGCGGTACCATGCACAACAAGGTGGTTACCACACTGGGAAAACTGTTTCAGGGAATGGGGCTGGTCACGGTACGTTTTAATTTCCGCGGCGTGATGCGCAGTGAAGGTCGTTTTGATCACGGCAATGGTGAGCTGGATGATTTGCTGGCCGTGATGGACTGGATGCAGCAGGAACGTCCGCAGCAGGAGATCTGGCTGGCCGGGTTTTCATTCGGGGCTTTCATAGCCGCGAAAGCGGCGACGCGCGTGCCGGTGAAAAAACTGGTGACGGTCGCACCGCCTGTGCAGCATTTTCCCATGCGGGATTTACCGCCTATCCCTTGCCCCTGGGTGCTGGTGCAAGGTGAGCTGGATGATGTCGTCCCCGCCAGGGAAGTCCTGGAATGGGCGGAAGCACGCGTACCCAAACCTGTTATTATCCGCTTCCCGCAAGCCGGACATTTTTTTCACGGACAGCTCGCGGAATTACGCATACAGATTGAAGCCGCTCTTAGGGAGTGA
- a CDS encoding IS4 family transposase — protein MQGKKLLHKFMQESSFLHKKVLDTLTITCDGLLKAKKLSVTALGRAIASKTPDKHAIKRVDRLVSNPTLEEHRGCFYKALAEKVVPKTGWCPILVDTSCLTADSEFQLIRASLALDGRGFTLFEMAYRNGTLSQIYEIFLEKLNEVLPEEKGHVILISDAGFHNKWFHLVKKQKWDFIGRIRQDKHYTTADGKSFPCKSLHKIATLKPTHHGTVFLCKKSHNKAIICDLYSIRKKIKGRKMKTKKGAIKRGSYSKAFAKGQKEPWVLASSLPKNSFNPEQIVRLYSFRMQIEESFRDMKNNKYGFSFKNTLIRSVRRLNALMLIAAIVNFIVWSVGVMAEQKKWHLKCQSNTSKKRTLSLSYLGAIILKSTYFQIKTSEIENAIKNIIIPSDLNIMERQF, from the coding sequence ATGCAAGGGAAAAAATTATTACATAAATTTATGCAAGAATCTTCATTCTTGCATAAAAAAGTACTAGATACGTTAACCATCACCTGTGATGGTTTGCTTAAAGCAAAAAAGTTAAGTGTGACAGCGTTAGGTAGGGCAATTGCTAGCAAAACACCGGACAAGCACGCTATCAAACGTGTTGACCGGTTAGTTTCCAATCCAACCCTAGAAGAACATAGAGGTTGTTTCTATAAAGCGTTAGCGGAAAAAGTTGTGCCTAAAACAGGGTGGTGCCCCATTCTTGTTGATACTAGTTGTTTAACTGCGGATAGTGAATTTCAACTCATAAGGGCATCGCTTGCACTTGATGGCCGAGGATTTACTTTATTTGAAATGGCTTATAGGAACGGGACGTTAAGTCAGATATATGAGATATTTTTAGAGAAATTGAATGAGGTTTTACCTGAAGAGAAAGGACATGTCATCCTTATTAGTGATGCTGGGTTTCATAATAAATGGTTCCATTTGGTAAAGAAGCAAAAGTGGGATTTTATTGGCAGAATTCGTCAAGATAAGCATTATACTACCGCCGATGGAAAAAGTTTCCCTTGTAAGTCCCTACACAAAATAGCCACTTTAAAGCCTACACATCATGGAACTGTTTTCTTATGCAAAAAGAGTCATAACAAAGCAATTATATGTGATTTGTATAGCATAAGGAAAAAGATCAAAGGCAGGAAAATGAAAACAAAAAAGGGGGCTATTAAGCGGGGAAGTTATAGCAAGGCGTTTGCTAAAGGCCAAAAAGAACCCTGGGTGTTAGCAAGCTCACTACCTAAAAACAGCTTTAATCCTGAGCAGATTGTTCGATTATATTCCTTTAGGATGCAAATTGAAGAATCTTTCCGGGACATGAAAAATAACAAATATGGTTTTAGCTTTAAAAACACATTAATCAGAAGTGTTCGGCGATTAAACGCACTCATGCTAATCGCTGCCATTGTAAATTTCATTGTGTGGTCGGTAGGGGTGATGGCGGAACAAAAAAAATGGCATTTAAAATGCCAATCCAACACCTCTAAAAAACGAACATTGTCATTATCTTACTTAGGGGCAATCATCCTGAAGTCGACATATTTCCAAATTAAAACCTCAGAAATAGAGAATGCAATTAAAAATATCATTATCCCCTCAGACCTCAATATAATGGAACGGCAATTTTGA
- a CDS encoding SAM-dependent methyltransferase → MTKMSSLTVVGSGIRFMSHLTIEAKAVIEAADKILYLVNDPAMRAWLLARHPEAESLEKAYYDYPKRASAYQAMTRTILQALECGRHICVVLEGHPGVFARPALEAVIQARLAGHTAVMLPGISADAYLFSELQIDPGSAGCQSYEATDFLIHRRAFDGCSHLLLWQVSMIGILTRHDAHDHRRGTQLLVERLGEVYPDSHAVTLFEGSQYPHIASRIEKCPLKNLANAGISGMTTLYIPPARKPPTDMRMLQQLGIMEVHAKTDV, encoded by the coding sequence ATGACAAAAATGAGTTCTCTTACGGTGGTCGGCAGCGGTATCCGCTTCATGTCGCATTTGACTATCGAAGCGAAAGCCGTAATCGAAGCCGCCGACAAAATCCTGTATCTGGTCAACGATCCAGCCATGCGCGCATGGCTGCTTGCGCGACATCCCGAGGCGGAGTCACTGGAAAAAGCTTATTACGATTATCCGAAACGCGCCTCTGCTTATCAGGCGATGACCCGCACCATCTTGCAAGCGCTTGAATGCGGACGGCACATCTGTGTGGTGCTGGAAGGCCATCCCGGCGTGTTCGCGCGGCCCGCGCTGGAGGCAGTCATACAAGCCAGACTCGCGGGACACACCGCTGTCATGCTGCCCGGGATTTCCGCTGACGCCTATCTTTTCTCCGAATTGCAGATTGATCCCGGTTCTGCCGGCTGCCAATCTTATGAAGCGACCGATTTTTTAATTCACCGCCGCGCATTTGACGGCTGCAGTCACTTGCTGCTGTGGCAAGTCAGCATGATAGGCATATTGACCCGTCATGACGCACATGATCACCGCCGCGGCACGCAACTCCTGGTGGAACGACTTGGCGAAGTTTATCCTGATTCGCATGCGGTCACCTTGTTCGAAGGCAGCCAATATCCGCACATCGCCTCGCGTATTGAAAAATGTCCGCTGAAAAATCTGGCGAACGCCGGCATTTCAGGCATGACCACTCTCTACATTCCACCGGCGCGCAAACCGCCCACAGATATGCGTATGCTGCAACAACTGGGAATCATGGAAGTCCATGCAAAAACCGATGTCTGA